ACGTTCACCAGATGAACTCTGCTTAATGTCGCCTTCTTCATACATTAACGCTAGGTCGTATACCCCAGCATTAGCTACAGAGCACTGGTAGGCATCAGGGTAGTTGATAATATTCTGAATAGCAGAATATCCGCCAAAGCTAGCGCCCATGATACAAACACTTTCTTTCTGAGCTTTTCCAGATTTAATTGCCCATTGTAAGCCGTCATATATATCTTGCTGAATGGTTGATCCCCAGTTTAGGTAACCAGCTTCTTTGTGTGATCTACCATAGCCTGTAGAACCACGGAAATTAACCTGTAGCACTGAATAGCCGTTCAACGCTAGATATTGAGTTTCAGATGAATAATCCCAGTAATCTCTAGCGTGTGGACCACCATGCACAAGCACGACTAATGGTGCGATGTCACCTTTTTTGGTGTTTTTAGCTTGAGTGAAATAACCACGGATAAGTTTATCATCTGTTGCTTTGTATGAAATTGGATCTGTAATTGCTAGTTGTTTGGCATCTAAAGTAGGGTAATATTTGAATAAATAGTTTAATTTATTCGCTTTTTTATCGTAAATATAAAACATTCCCGCTTCGATATCTGAAGATACTCTTACAATGTATTTTGTACCGTCGTCTGTTCGGCTTCTGATACTGACTTCTTGTCCAGGAAAGGTACCCAGAAGATTTTTGTAAACTACGGCCTCTTCGTGTTTTTTTCCTAATAAAGTATAAGCTGGAAAACCTTCATCGGTTCTTAGCGCGTAAATACTTCTGCCGTCTGTCGTACTTAAAGCGTTTGTGACATCTACTTTAGGGTCAGTGTAAACATGCTTATATTCACCAGATTTTAAATTAAGTTTAAATAAACCTAATAAATCTTGCTCAAAGTTATCAAGTGTATAAAGGTTATCACCCGACTCATCAATAGTTAGAGGGTAAAACTCAGAGCCAAATTTAGATGTTGGAATGCGGCTCCAGTTTGAGTCCTTCTTAATAAACACTTGCTGCTCGTTGTTTTTATCAATGCCAGTAGCCAGCTTTAATTTGCCAGACTCATCAGTAATAAAACTTGCATAGCTGATAGGTGAACTAGCCACTCTTTTAGCGATAACACCAGTATAAACATTTAATTTATAGAGTGTAGCAAGTCTATCGCCACTGCCGCTCCAAGGGGTAGAGCTAATTAAAATATGCTTTTCATCTTCAGGTAAGTAATCAACAATGTCAGCCCATCCAGCAATAGCCTTCTTCTTTTTTAACTTAGAACCTGTTTGCATTTCTCCAGAGC
This is a stretch of genomic DNA from Flocculibacter collagenilyticus. It encodes these proteins:
- a CDS encoding alpha/beta hydrolase family protein, which encodes MPRNLLLACLLIFSTFPIWAKTQNWEHLFDYPTYQDAKLSPDGSKLAVAVMSQGKRSLAFLDAKTFKMLGGAKLGGKNEVGAYAWVNNERVVIKVTQKEPWLKEAQYYGELFAVNYDGKKSDMIFGYRSGEMQTGSKLKKKKAIAGWADIVDYLPEDEKHILISSTPWSGSGDRLATLYKLNVYTGVIAKRVASSPISYASFITDESGKLKLATGIDKNNEQQVFIKKDSNWSRIPTSKFGSEFYPLTIDESGDNLYTLDNFEQDLLGLFKLNLKSGEYKHVYTDPKVDVTNALSTTDGRSIYALRTDEGFPAYTLLGKKHEEAVVYKNLLGTFPGQEVSIRSRTDDGTKYIVRVSSDIEAGMFYIYDKKANKLNYLFKYYPTLDAKQLAITDPISYKATDDKLIRGYFTQAKNTKKGDIAPLVVLVHGGPHARDYWDYSSETQYLALNGYSVLQVNFRGSTGYGRSHKEAGYLNWGSTIQQDIYDGLQWAIKSGKAQKESVCIMGASFGGYSAIQNIINYPDAYQCSVANAGVYDLALMYEEGDIKQSSSGERYLEMTIGTDENQLKAMSPVNSVNKIKVPVFLAHGKKDRRVPYEHAKRLRKAFDKSGVDYTWYVKSKESHGFFDPENQKDYMKKVVSFLDKHLK